From Halichondria panicea chromosome 12, odHalPani1.1, whole genome shotgun sequence, a single genomic window includes:
- the LOC135345109 gene encoding uncharacterized protein LOC135345109, which produces MSTLTELFVPAFVTICCILVSLLLLIYKCKSRKSHKTFLLFIDGPDPDNPACALALWNHLVASQVLSPHLHIILTGRPVDLKTKKQVKSDIPIKEQIPRQDWEQTNAVHARKLLSDSAARINNYLISCGLSSSSFTIYNGGIALYAPISDVAHDWEFLYDRTDLITGVSSDAGTIISVEEYASLIQKYNSLTDDDRGTTLMSLLRNYEMVPLSQLRVTLKQTQHTELSVFLGGPATAVVRLFEGDQNNSLRTKVVELFAMFGALMPEKSTLLGNQFNAACDMESAAQLFMEKMFPNVPMYIIPTETAKLPELIVSAGELESRGAHSYAVSLIKLWESTHNDCPQPIFDVLPVMAAVPEFKKAFIWRKKKVVIQEWIKDGEVRQKFIFTDTDHGLIYVSDGTFNLSKECFLQFLDSCFRA; this is translated from the coding sequence ATGTCCACTCTCACTGAGCTGTTTGTACCTGCTTTTGTCACCATCTGCTGCATCCTTGTATCTCTACTGCTGTTGATCTACAAGTGCAAGTCTAGAAAATCTCATAAAACATTTCTCCTGTTCATCGATGGCCCTGATCCTGACAATCCAGCGTGTGCTCTTGCTCTGTGGAACCATCTTGTAGCCTCTCAAGTACTATCCCCTCATCTTCATATCATCCTCACTGGAAGACCGGTGGATCtgaaaactaaaaaacaagtTAAAAGCGATATTCCAATCAAGGAGCAAATACCGAGACAGGATTGGGAACAAACGAATGCAGTTCACGCTCGTAAATTATTATCCGACTCGGCAGCTAGGATAAACAATTATCTTATATCATGTGGTCTCAGTTCAAGCTCGTTCACTATCTACAATGGCGGGATTGCATTATACGCCCCTATATCTGATGTAGCGCATGATTGGGAATTCCTGTACGACAGGACAGACTTGATTACTGGAGTCTCATCTGATGCAGGTACTATCATTTCTGTAGAAGAATACGCATCCCTCATCCAAAAATACAATTCTTTGACTGATGATGATCGAGGAACAACATTAATGTCGTTGCTAAGGAATTATGAGATGGTGCCATTGTCTCAACTAAGAGTGACTCTTAAACAGACTCAGCATACGGAGCTAAGTGTGTTTCTCGGAGGACCAGCTACTGCAGTGGTGCGTTTGTTTGAAGGGGACCAGAATAATTCACTTCGCACTAAAGTTGTCGAGTTGTTTGCAATGTTTGGAGCTTTGATGCCGGAGAAAAGCACACTCCTTGGCAACCAGTTCAATGCAGCGTGTGATATGGAGTCTGCAGCTCAACTGTTTATGGAGAAGATGTTTCCCAACGTTCCAATGTACATTATTCCCACGGAGACGGCCAAATTACCTGAGCTAATAGTATCTGCAGGTGAGTTAGAGTCACGAGGTGCTCATTCGTATGCTGTTAGCCTGATCAAACTCTGGGAGTCAACTCACAATGATTGCCCTCAGCCTATCTTTGATGTTCTACCAGTAATGGCTGCCGTGCCAGAGTTTAAAAAGGCATTCATTTGGAGAAAGAAAAAAGTGGTCATTCAAGAATGGATCAAAGATGGAGAGGTCAGACAAAAGTTTATTTTTACCGATACAGACCATGGCTTAATTTATGTGTCAGATGGTACATTTAATTTGAGTAAAGAATGTTTTTTACAATTCCTTGATTCCTGTTTTAGAGCATAA
- the LOC135345122 gene encoding peptide methionine sulfoxide reductase-like, whose product MQIEYDPKVTTYSEMLKLFWQNHDSTRCASRQYMSAIFYHGDEQKRLAEETRDERQKTASKKIVTKIAEAETFYDAENYHQKYLLRQQRDVCDALGLSDKEIITSHIATRLNGYVGGHGSLEALEKEMPSFNLSTKLQERVKSLVGRGSGW is encoded by the exons ATGCAGATTGAGTACGACCCCAAGGTCACAACTTACTCGGAGATGCTCAAATTGTTCTGGCAAAACCACGACTCCACGCGTTGTGCCTCGAGGCAGTACATGTCAGCCATCTTTTATCACGGTGACGAGCAGAAGCGATTGGCCGAAGAGACAAGAGATGAGAGACAGAAGACTGCGAGCAAGAAGATAGTGACAAAAATCGCAGAGGCAGAGACATTCTACGATGCTGAGAA CTATCACCAGAAGTACCTCCTGCGTCAACAGAGGGACGTCTGTGATGCCCTGGGGCTGTCAGACAAGGAGATCATCACCTCACACATTGCCACCCGTCTCAATGGCTACGTAGGTGGTCATGGTAGCCTCGAGGCCCTGGAAAAGGAGATGCCATCGTTTAATCTCTCCACTAAGCTACAAGAGCGTGTGAAAAGCCTGGTCGGACGTGGATCCGGCTGGTGA
- the LOC135345102 gene encoding protein spire homolog 1-like, with amino-acid sequence MDLVVYDTASREVAKQTRRVVGLTLKEIVEQFNSPVTEEHAWAVAYLAASRLAEIQWAPEISLDSIAVTKNGSVELLKENGKINAVQDMRSVMESLGVVIYQLLDYGLSEDQERTLSQPLESLIEMMTELNSQSVDEVEVIYPNDGMGGVQGSPTSVHTRDSGITVESAGVWEEQLARVLKACELHVIEVADPIEHFGQISSGMVEEAIHTMTLQSEDTEQEKGTLGQDSQMVETWKHVMEDVKKGVHLQPVLEAVDGRTGLNLSKFDNFLMSISKFDKNKLHNVELDDSGKPMFDHPLQSPLDESLPPQSFSLPYRGGRRATVADVYSTLISEIKTRPSLKPVSHRQLRPVSLSDRPLTPMESLLEEIRTPPPLKRVKRISPKRLSMSVECYRMSRSNSDLLDIPFSPNPLSLYTDAWANRNLSMSVSSLSYGGSSDGFSSSAHHTRPPYTPPPTTYTPTTSYHHPPNEHRQKSKKQGTFFQKIANKITHKDNTTFNNTKRRSSCPTLLDEAVPMVTVTPYDSTGYYNTARDVHTSIPNHHHCTSIPGPNHHHHRTSIPGPNHHHRTSIPGPNHHHRTSIPGPNHHHRTSIPGLNHHHRTSIPGPNHRTSIPGPNHHHHTFIPNHRRSIPSPNQYFEDEVFIADSRSPAIFQYPQPRQPSHLQRQSLSSLPRTRGPRNEKVKSWALCDDVSREKTRIEVAKEEERRSSWDVPGPCMYSRPSHSPHTLSPTGPRPHTLTRSGRPSRRLSSPLLDDSMATLSDISLQLSLYEDPSNLAEMIHVRSNVTTAEFYNLQLENRKDFKNIQDEKACFSCHKTKFSVFNPAHKCYVCQRRVCSKCGKKHSLKGPPTPPRLIALFEAAGDMTNVYLCTSCLLYVCSEAKDKKKNSKHYDC; translated from the exons ATGGATCTAGTAGTATATGACACAGCTAGCAGGGAGGTGGCTAAGCAAACACGCCGAGTGGTGGGTCTTACATTGAAGGAGATAGTGGAGCAGTTCAACTCACCTGTGACAGAGGAGCATGCATGGGCAGTGGCGTACCTCGCTGCCAGCAGACTAGCCGAGATTCAATGGGCTCCGGAGATTAGTCTGGATAGCATTGCAGTGACCAAGAATGGAAGTGTGGAGCTATTGAAAGAAAATG GGAAGATAAATGCAGTGCAAGACATGAGATCG GTGATGGAGAGCCTTGGTGTGGTCATCTACCAGCTGCTGGATTATGGACTGTCAGAGGACCAAGAGAGGACACTCTCCCAACCACTAGAGAGCCTCATTGAGATGATGACTGAGCTGAACTCACAGAG TGTTGATGAGGTTGAGGTGATCTATCCCAATGATGGTATGGGTGGTGTGCAAGGTAGCCCCACCTCCGTACATACCCGGGACTCTGGTATCACTGTGGAGTCAGCTGGGGTCTGGGAAGAACAACTAGCAAGAGTTCTAAAG GCCTGTGAGCTCCATGTGATAGAAGTGGCTGATCCAATTGAGCACTTTGGACAGATCTCGTCTGGAATGGTGGAGGAGGCCATTCACACCATGACACTGCAATCAGAGGATACAGAACAAGAGAAGGGGACCCTCGGTCAAGACAGCCAG ATGGTGGAGACATGGAAACATGTTATGGAGGACGTCAAGAAAGGAGTTCATCTGCAACCG GTACTGGAAGCTGTTGACGGGAGAACTGGGCTGAATCTGTCAAAGTTTGATAACTTTCTGATGAGCATTTCCAAATTTGACAAAAACAAGCTCCACAACGTTGAG TTGGATGATTCTGGCAAGCCCATGTTCGACCATCCCCTACAGTCTCCACTTGACGAGTCTCTCCCACCACAATCCTTCAGCCTTCCTTACAGA GGTGGTCGCAGAGCCACTGTGGCGGACGTATACTCAACACTCATAAGTGAAATCAAGACTAGACCATCGTTAAAGCCA GTGTCTCATCGCCAGCTCCGTCCAGTCTCACTGTCAGACCGCCCCCTGACTCCGATGGAGAGCCTATTGGAGGAGATCCgcacaccaccccctctcaAGAGAGTCAAGCGTATCTCACCAA AGCGGCTATCGATGAGTGTGGAGTGTTACCGAATGTCCAGGTCGAACTCTGACCTCTTAGACATTCCCTTCTCCCCTAACCCCCTCTCCCTGTACACTGACGCCTGGGCTAACAGAAACTTGTCC atGTCTGTTTCATCTCTCTCGTATGGAGGATCTAGTGACGGTTTCTCCTCATCCGCCCACCACACTCGTCCCCCCTACACCCCTCCGCCCACTacatacacacccaccaccagtTATCACCATCCACCAAATGAACATCGTCAAAAATCAAAGAAACAAGGAACTTTCTTCCAAAAAATAGCCAACAAGATAACCCACAAAGACAACACCACCTTCAACAACACTAAGAGGCGATCATCTTGCCCTACTCTACTGGACGAGGCTGTTCCCATGGTAACTGTCACTCCATACGATTCCACTGGGTACTACAACACTGCAAGAGATGTACACACGTCCATTCCAAACCACCACCACTGTACGTCCATTCCAGGTccaaaccaccaccaccaccgcacGTCCATTCCCGGTccaaaccaccaccaccgcacGTCCATTCCCGGTccaaaccaccaccaccgcacATCCATTCCCGGTccaaaccaccaccaccgcacATCCATTCCAGGTctaaaccaccaccaccgcacATCCATTCCAGGTCCAAACCACCGCACGTCCATTCCGGGTccaaaccaccaccaccacacgTTTATTCCAAACCACCGCAGGTCCATTCCCAGTCCAAACCAGTACTTTGAAGATGAGGTCTTTATTGCGGATTCGAGATCCCCCGCAATATTTCAGTACCCGCAGCCACGGCAACCCAGTCACTTACAGAGACAGTCTCTCAGTTCGTTGCCGAGGACCAGGGGACCTAGGAATGAAAAAGTTAAAAGTTGGGCACTCTGTGATGACGTGTCTCGAGAGAAGACTCGCATAGAGGTTGCAAAGGAGGAGGAGAGGAGGTCATCGTGGGATGTACCGGGGCCTTGT ATGTATTCACGACCCTCACACTCTCCCCACACCCTCTCACCTACTGGACCACGCCCACATACCCTCACACGTTCTGGACGACCTTCCCGCCGATTGTCCTCCCCACTACTTGATGATAGTATGGCCACACTCAGCGACATCTCCCTGCAGCTGTCTCTCTACGAAGATCCCTCTAACCTGGCTGAGATGATTCATGTGCGTTCTAATGTCACTACAGCTGAATTCTACAATCTGCAACTTGAGAACAGAAAGGATTTCAAGAACATACAAGATGAAaag GCGTGCTTCTCGTGTCATAAGACAAAGTTCTCAGTGTTCAATCCGGCCCACAAGTGCTATGTCTGCCAGCG ACGTGTTTGCTCCAAATGTGGAAAGAAG CATTCTCTGAAAGGTCCACCCACTCCCCCCAGACTGATTGCCCTGTTTGAGGCAGCTGGTGACATGACCAACGTCTACCTGTGCACCTCTTGCCTGCTCTACGTTTGCTCCGAGGCTAAAGACAAAAAGAAAAATTCAAAGCATTATGACTGTTAG